TCGAAACGGAGATCCGGACGAAGTGACCAATCTGAGAACTTGATTCATTGGGGGAAATCATGGAAATGTTATTCAGTGATATCCGGTACGCCTTCCGCATCTTGCGGAAGAGTCCCGGCTTCACTCTCATAATCATTCTCACGCTGGCATTGGGAATTGGGGCGAACACATCGATTTTCAGCATCGTAAACGCGGTGCTATTGCGTTCCTTGCCGTACTACGACCCCGGTCGTTTGGTGAAGATCACTTTCAACAATCCTGGAATAGGTTTGCGTGACATCCCCTTCTCTGTCCCGGAGTTGGAAGATCTGAAGTCAAAAGCGGGTGTCTTCGAGGAAGTAAGCGTTGTCCTCTCTGGGCCTACCAACTTGACCGGCGCCAAACAACCGGAACACCTTGAAATGCTCGAGGTGAGCCCCAACTATTTTTCCATGCTCGGCACAACACCAGAAATCGGGCGGTTATTTGGTCCGCAGGATTTTGCGCTTGGTTTTGCGGAAGCAACTGTGATTAGCGATGGCTTGTGGCGCCGCTCTTACGGCGGCGACCCGAATATTCTCGGTAAGCGTCTGAGGATGGACAACGATCCGTACACGATTGTGGGAGTAGTTCCTGCTGGATTTCGCCACCCCGGAAAGACGGGTGGGAAGGATGTGGAAGTGTGGGTCACGTGCGGGTTCAGCGGTGATCCTTATCCGAAACCCGCGCGAAACGTGAAGGTGGCGCGCGAGGCAATCGGACGGCTGAAACCTGGCATCGATGTAACGCAGGCTCAGGCGAGACTGACGGCAATGGCCAGCGAACTGCGAAGTGATTTTCCGAACGATTATCCTCCTGAGGCTAAATGGTCCATCGATATCCAACCTTTGCAGGACGCACTCGTAGGCTCTGTGCGTCCCCAGCTGCTGGTATTAATGGCCGCAGTAGTCTTAGTCGTGCTAATCGCATCCGTGAATATCGCAAACCTTCTACTGGCTCGCGCTTCAGGAAGACAGAGAGAGATGGCACTTCGGATGGCGCTTGGGGCTGGCCGTACCCGCATGGTGCGCCAGATGCTGACGGAGTCGCTGGTGCTTTCCTTGATCGCGGGTGTGGCAGGCGTGCTCGCAGCGAAATTGACCTTGAGTTTTATCCTTCGCTTTGTTCCCGCTTCAGTTCCCCGGCTTGCCGAGGTGGGTGTCGACCGGACGGTGCTGCTTTTTGCTCTTCTGATTTCCATCTTCACCGGAATCATCTTTGGGCTCGCTCCAGCTTTCCAGGCAATGAAAGCCGATATGACTGCCGCCATTCGGGAAGGTGCTCAAGGCTCCGGTTACAGCGCTAAGACATTCCGGTTGAGGAGTGTGCTGATTGTGTCTGAACTGGCGCTTGCTGTTGTGTTGATGGTTGGAGCCGGCTTGCTCCTGCGGACTTTCTGGGGATTGATTCAGGAAAATCCGGGCTTCGATCCTTCGAGGCTAGTCACTGCAAGCTTCTACCTACCGAACCCGAACGATCCCAAGACGGATGTGTTGTATGGAGACTTCTCAAAAAGGACATCTTTTTTCCGAGACGTCATTCGGCGTGTGGCCACGATTCCAGGAATCGATCGGGCCGCCATGACCTCGGATTTGCCAGGCGCGCGTCCAGCAACAACCGCCGCACTGGTGATTGAGGACCGCGCGGCCGATTCATCGCAGGGGTTAACAGCGGAAGTAGTTCGGGTGAGTCCCGATTATTTCATGCTAATGCAATCCCCATTGATTCGTGGGCGGTTTTTCCTTGAAAGCGATGAAAGCGGAAAGCAGGAGGTAGCCATCATTGATGAGACGACGGCGCGGCGCTATTGGTCGGGCATTGATCCAGTCGGCAGGCGCTTCCGGATGGGGGTAAATCCCAGGCTTCCTGGGGTAACCGTGGTCGTGGTCGTGGTCGGAATCGTCAAGGATATGAAGCAAGACGGACTCGATACAGATGGTGTCCCCCACATTTTCAGACCAATCTATCAACAATCGCCACTACGCTCGCGGGCCGTGAGCGTGGTGGGGAGGACGCCTCTGCCCGCATCACTCCTCGAATCACAAATTCGGAAAGAGATACAGACATTGGATCCCGCATTGCCGGTATTCAACGTGCGCTCGATGAACGATTTGATGGATGCTTCAATAGCGCC
The nucleotide sequence above comes from Terriglobia bacterium. Encoded proteins:
- a CDS encoding ABC transporter permease, with translation MEMLFSDIRYAFRILRKSPGFTLIIILTLALGIGANTSIFSIVNAVLLRSLPYYDPGRLVKITFNNPGIGLRDIPFSVPELEDLKSKAGVFEEVSVVLSGPTNLTGAKQPEHLEMLEVSPNYFSMLGTTPEIGRLFGPQDFALGFAEATVISDGLWRRSYGGDPNILGKRLRMDNDPYTIVGVVPAGFRHPGKTGGKDVEVWVTCGFSGDPYPKPARNVKVAREAIGRLKPGIDVTQAQARLTAMASELRSDFPNDYPPEAKWSIDIQPLQDALVGSVRPQLLVLMAAVVLVVLIASVNIANLLLARASGRQREMALRMALGAGRTRMVRQMLTESLVLSLIAGVAGVLAAKLTLSFILRFVPASVPRLAEVGVDRTVLLFALLISIFTGIIFGLAPAFQAMKADMTAAIREGAQGSGYSAKTFRLRSVLIVSELALAVVLMVGAGLLLRTFWGLIQENPGFDPSRLVTASFYLPNPNDPKTDVLYGDFSKRTSFFRDVIRRVATIPGIDRAAMTSDLPGARPATTAALVIEDRAADSSQGLTAEVVRVSPDYFMLMQSPLIRGRFFLESDESGKQEVAIIDETTARRYWSGIDPVGRRFRMGVNPRLPGVTVVVVVVGIVKDMKQDGLDTDGVPHIFRPIYQQSPLRSRAVSVVGRTPLPASLLESQIRKEIQTLDPALPVFNVRSMNDLMDASIAPRRFSAELVGVFAAVAMLLSSIGIYGLLAYMVGQRSREIGIRVALGAQRSDILKLILGKGLLLAGAGIAIGLVLASAVAPLIATLLYGVHPIDLIVFVTVPLILLVVAFLATYIPARRATTVDPIIALHES